A stretch of the Rhizomicrobium sp. genome encodes the following:
- a CDS encoding PAS domain S-box protein, with amino-acid sequence MAVERRGQGERPDDSLFDALIATAVDGIMVIDEKGIVRIYNKACERLFGYEAAEVIGRNVKMLMPSPYHDEHDGYLSHYVGTGEKHIIGIGREVSGRRKDGSTFPMNLSVGEGIVRGERIFLGIIADISERQARERQILQLQMEMQHVGRLIDMGQVAAGLAHELNQPLTAILNYTNACIDMAAEAGDADLASVLGKVAEQASRAGNIIRRLRAFTEKRGPNRAPEDIARTVDEAIRLGQIHPAERGITLRVRLENDLPPVLIDRVQIQQVLINLIKNAAEAMDLAPRRELTVTIGHPMPDRVEVAVADSGPGISGELAAKLFHPFVTTKDNGMGMGLSICRGIVESHGGRLWLEDNPDGGAVFRFTLPVAADDDHGA; translated from the coding sequence ATGGCGGTCGAACGCCGCGGACAAGGCGAGCGACCCGACGATTCCCTGTTCGACGCGCTGATCGCGACCGCGGTCGACGGGATCATGGTAATCGACGAGAAAGGCATTGTCCGCATCTACAACAAGGCCTGCGAGCGGCTTTTCGGCTATGAGGCCGCCGAGGTGATCGGGCGCAACGTCAAGATGCTCATGCCGTCTCCTTATCACGACGAGCATGACGGCTATCTGTCGCACTATGTCGGGACGGGAGAAAAGCACATCATCGGTATCGGCCGCGAGGTCTCGGGTCGCCGCAAGGACGGCTCGACCTTTCCGATGAACCTCTCGGTCGGCGAAGGCATCGTGCGTGGCGAACGGATCTTCCTGGGCATCATCGCCGACATATCGGAGCGTCAGGCACGCGAGCGGCAGATACTGCAATTGCAGATGGAGATGCAGCATGTCGGCCGCCTGATCGACATGGGGCAGGTCGCTGCCGGCCTGGCGCATGAACTCAACCAGCCCCTGACGGCGATCCTGAACTATACCAATGCCTGCATCGACATGGCCGCCGAAGCGGGCGACGCGGACCTGGCTTCGGTGCTGGGAAAAGTGGCGGAGCAGGCGTCGCGCGCCGGCAACATCATTCGCCGGCTGCGTGCCTTCACGGAAAAGCGCGGCCCGAACCGGGCGCCGGAAGACATCGCCAGGACGGTCGACGAGGCGATCCGGCTTGGTCAGATCCATCCCGCCGAGCGCGGGATAACCCTGCGCGTTCGGCTCGAGAACGACCTGCCGCCGGTCCTGATCGATCGCGTGCAAATCCAGCAAGTCCTGATCAACCTCATAAAGAACGCCGCGGAAGCGATGGACCTGGCGCCGCGCCGCGAATTGACCGTCACGATCGGACATCCGATGCCGGATCGCGTCGAGGTCGCGGTGGCCGATAGCGGGCCGGGGATTTCCGGCGAACTGGCGGCAAAACTCTTCCACCCCTTCGTGACCACCAAGGACAACGGCATGGGCATGGGCCTCAGCATCTGCCGGGGAATTGTCGAATCGCATGGCGGACGGCTATGGCTGGAAGACAATCCGGACGGCGGCGCGGTTTTCCGCTTCACGCTTCCGGTGGCGGCGGATGACGATCATGGCGCGTGA
- a CDS encoding response regulator: MTIMAREKTVCIVDDDADVRDSLEILLRRSGYRILSFGSARAFLETGLKAGNLCVLADIRMPEMDGLALQREINRTMPGLPVIIMTGHGDVPMAVQAMKEGAVDFLEKPFEKAILTGAIESALSRNAAPQPDPPAPPRKALTDREKDVFDLLVEGHQNKVIAYKLGISTRTVEVHRGRVMDKLGARNLADLIKYGLRQKPG; encoded by the coding sequence ATGACGATCATGGCGCGTGAAAAGACGGTCTGTATCGTCGACGACGATGCCGATGTGCGCGACTCGCTGGAAATCCTCCTGCGTCGTTCGGGATATCGCATCCTGTCTTTCGGCTCCGCCCGGGCGTTTCTCGAGACCGGTCTCAAGGCCGGCAATCTCTGCGTGCTGGCAGACATAAGGATGCCAGAGATGGACGGGCTGGCCCTGCAGCGCGAGATAAACCGGACCATGCCGGGCCTGCCGGTGATCATCATGACAGGCCATGGCGACGTCCCCATGGCGGTGCAGGCGATGAAGGAGGGCGCGGTCGATTTCCTTGAAAAGCCCTTTGAAAAAGCGATCCTTACCGGTGCGATCGAAAGCGCCTTGTCACGCAACGCGGCGCCGCAGCCAGATCCGCCGGCGCCGCCGCGCAAAGCGCTGACCGACCGCGAAAAGGACGTCTTCGACCTGCTGGTCGAGGGACACCAGAACAAGGTCATCGCCTACAAGCTCGGCATTTCGACGCGCACGGTGGAAGTGCATCGCGGCCGCGTGATGGACAAGCTCGGGGCGAGAAACCTGGCCGATCTCATCAAATACGGGCTGCGGCAGAAGCCCGGCTAG
- a CDS encoding bifunctional acetate--CoA ligase family protein/GNAT family N-acetyltransferase encodes MSVRNLGSIFRPASIALIGASTRPHSVGAVIADNLRAAGFDGPVLPVNPKHRAVAGALAYPDVAALPLAPELAIICTPAETVPGLIAELGARGTKAAIVISAGFGEAAEAHGHALQQAMLDAAKPYLMRIVGPNCLGVLSTPRRLNASFAQAAPLPGQVAFVAQSGAMVTTVLDWANGRGIGFSHLVSLGDMSDVDFGDMLDYLATDDSTSAILLYVEAVTQARKFMSAARAAARLKPVIAIKAGRQPAAAKAASSHTGALAGIDAVYDAAFARAGIVRAYDLDEVFDAVETLAIRPRVDGGRLTILTNGGGVGVLATDALIGQGGTLATLSAATIAELDKVLPASWSHGNPVDIIGDASAKRYADALAVLAGTAEQDAILVLNCPTAVGAGVEAADAVVAAAAATKTPILTNWLGARSAEAARAKFAAAKLPSYDTPEKATRGFMHLVRYRQGQNMLMEVPPSIPDGEAPDRIAARQIVAQAQPGWLDSLAAQRLLECYRVPFVRTFRTATAEEAGAAAGGIGAPVALKILSPDITHKSDVGGVVLNLTGADAVRAAAAGMQARIAKLLPAARLDGFLVQEMIHRPLAHELIAGMAVDRTFGPFLLFGQGGTAVEVIDDKALGLPPLNMKLAHDMIARTRVYKLLRGYRDRPAAQLDAIALTLVRLSQLASDFPEIAELDINPLLADEQGVIALDARVKIQPIEGAARDRLAIRPYPEDLVRRESVAGMGEYLLRPVRPEDAPAFERLFSRLTPEDVHMRFFTPMHTLSGPLLARLTQIDYDREMAFVLADGDGEIAGVGRLAADPDNRSAEFAVLVRSDLKNHRLGTLLMQSIVAYADARGIAELWGDMLVENTPMLALCRDLGCTIGASPHDAAMARAILRRKAPAVAG; translated from the coding sequence ATGAGCGTCCGCAATCTCGGTTCGATTTTTCGGCCGGCGAGCATCGCGTTGATCGGTGCCAGCACGCGGCCGCATTCCGTCGGTGCCGTCATCGCGGACAATTTGCGGGCGGCGGGTTTCGACGGACCGGTCCTGCCGGTCAATCCCAAGCACCGGGCGGTGGCCGGGGCATTGGCCTATCCGGATGTGGCCGCCCTGCCGCTGGCGCCCGAACTCGCGATCATCTGCACGCCGGCTGAAACGGTACCCGGCCTGATCGCCGAATTGGGTGCGCGCGGGACCAAGGCCGCCATCGTGATCTCCGCCGGTTTCGGCGAGGCCGCCGAAGCGCACGGACATGCCCTGCAGCAGGCAATGCTCGATGCGGCCAAGCCCTATCTCATGCGCATCGTCGGACCCAATTGCCTCGGCGTCCTGTCGACGCCGAGGCGACTCAACGCCTCTTTCGCGCAGGCCGCGCCGCTGCCTGGCCAAGTTGCGTTCGTGGCGCAATCGGGCGCGATGGTGACGACCGTGCTCGACTGGGCCAACGGCCGCGGTATCGGCTTCTCGCATCTCGTTTCTCTGGGCGACATGAGCGATGTCGATTTCGGGGATATGCTGGATTATCTGGCGACCGACGATTCGACCTCTGCGATCCTGCTCTATGTCGAAGCGGTGACGCAGGCGCGCAAGTTCATGTCGGCGGCGCGCGCCGCCGCGCGCCTGAAGCCGGTGATTGCGATCAAGGCGGGGCGTCAGCCGGCGGCAGCGAAGGCGGCGTCCTCGCACACCGGCGCACTGGCCGGGATCGATGCGGTCTACGATGCCGCGTTCGCGCGCGCCGGCATCGTCCGCGCCTATGATCTCGATGAGGTATTCGATGCGGTGGAGACGCTGGCGATCCGGCCGCGCGTGGACGGCGGTCGCCTGACCATCTTGACCAATGGCGGCGGGGTCGGCGTGCTCGCGACGGACGCATTGATCGGGCAGGGCGGCACGCTGGCAACGCTATCGGCCGCCACCATCGCCGAACTCGACAAGGTGCTCCCGGCGTCCTGGTCGCACGGCAATCCCGTGGACATCATCGGCGATGCCAGCGCGAAGCGCTATGCCGACGCGCTGGCGGTTCTGGCCGGGACGGCCGAGCAGGACGCCATATTGGTCCTGAACTGCCCGACCGCCGTCGGCGCCGGTGTGGAAGCGGCGGATGCGGTCGTCGCGGCGGCTGCCGCCACAAAGACGCCCATCCTGACCAATTGGCTGGGCGCACGCTCGGCGGAAGCGGCGCGTGCAAAATTCGCCGCGGCAAAACTGCCGAGCTACGATACGCCGGAGAAGGCGACGCGCGGCTTCATGCATCTCGTCCGCTATCGCCAGGGCCAGAACATGCTGATGGAGGTACCGCCGTCGATCCCGGACGGCGAAGCGCCGGACCGGATCGCGGCGCGGCAGATCGTTGCGCAAGCGCAACCGGGTTGGCTGGACAGTCTGGCGGCGCAGCGCCTTCTCGAGTGCTATCGGGTGCCGTTCGTCCGCACCTTCCGGACCGCGACCGCGGAAGAAGCCGGCGCGGCGGCGGGCGGGATCGGGGCGCCGGTCGCGCTGAAAATCCTGTCGCCCGACATCACGCACAAGTCCGATGTCGGCGGCGTCGTCCTGAACCTGACCGGCGCCGATGCCGTACGCGCCGCGGCGGCGGGCATGCAGGCCCGTATCGCCAAGCTCCTGCCGGCGGCCCGCCTCGACGGATTCCTCGTGCAGGAGATGATCCACAGGCCGCTGGCGCACGAGCTCATCGCCGGCATGGCCGTCGATCGCACCTTCGGACCGTTCCTCCTCTTCGGTCAGGGCGGCACCGCCGTCGAGGTGATCGACGACAAAGCGCTGGGTTTGCCGCCGCTCAACATGAAACTCGCACACGACATGATCGCGCGCACGAGGGTCTATAAGTTGCTGCGCGGCTATCGCGACCGGCCCGCCGCACAGCTTGATGCCATTGCCCTGACGCTTGTGCGTCTTTCGCAGCTCGCAAGCGACTTCCCCGAGATCGCGGAGCTCGACATCAATCCGCTTCTCGCCGACGAGCAGGGCGTGATCGCGCTCGATGCGCGGGTGAAGATCCAGCCTATCGAGGGTGCGGCGCGCGACCGGCTGGCGATCCGGCCCTATCCGGAGGACCTGGTCCGGCGCGAGAGCGTCGCCGGCATGGGGGAGTACCTGCTGCGTCCGGTGCGGCCGGAAGATGCGCCGGCCTTCGAGCGGCTGTTCAGCCGGCTGACGCCGGAGGATGTCCATATGCGGTTCTTCACCCCGATGCACACGCTCTCCGGCCCGCTGCTCGCGCGCCTGACGCAGATCGACTACGATCGCGAGATGGCCTTCGTCCTGGCCGATGGCGACGGGGAGATCGCCGGCGTCGGGCGTCTTGCCGCCGATCCCGACAACCGGAGCGCGGAGTTCGCGGTTCTGGTTCGCAGCGACCTGAAGAACCACCGTCTGGGGACGCTGCTGATGCAGAGCATCGTCGCCTATGCCGATGCGCGCGGGATCGCCGAGCTTTGGGGCGATATGCTGGTCGAGAACACGCCCATGCTTGCCCTTTGCCGGGACCTGGGCTGTACGATCGGTGCCTCGCCGCACGACGCCGCGATGGCGCGTGCCATCCTGCGGCGCAAGGCGCCAGCGGTGGCCGGCTGA
- a CDS encoding NAD(P)H-dependent oxidoreductase — protein sequence MKHAIIVAHPKGASFTGTLASAYSEAVQGQGHGAVIRDLYRMRFDPCLAESEWPWSEDAAPRQDVVAEREMLRDVDVFALFYPIWLNAPPAILKGYLERVFGLGFAYRREGAGNAPLLKGRKLVSFTASGAPTEWVIQSGAWQAMRLLFDSHFAAVCGLEVVDHIHFGGIVPGIRADSVETDAETVRENVKKHFGRAKS from the coding sequence ATGAAGCATGCCATCATCGTCGCGCATCCGAAGGGCGCGAGCTTCACCGGCACCCTTGCTTCGGCCTATAGCGAAGCCGTCCAGGGACAAGGACATGGGGCCGTCATCCGCGATCTGTACCGCATGCGGTTCGATCCCTGCCTCGCCGAAAGCGAATGGCCGTGGTCGGAAGATGCCGCGCCCCGCCAAGACGTCGTCGCCGAGCGGGAGATGCTTCGCGACGTCGACGTGTTCGCGCTGTTTTATCCCATATGGCTGAACGCCCCGCCGGCGATCCTCAAAGGCTATCTCGAACGCGTTTTCGGTCTCGGCTTCGCCTACCGCCGCGAAGGGGCAGGCAATGCACCCTTGCTGAAGGGCCGCAAGCTCGTGAGCTTCACCGCGTCGGGGGCGCCGACGGAGTGGGTGATCCAGAGCGGCGCCTGGCAGGCGATGCGATTGCTGTTCGACAGTCATTTCGCCGCGGTCTGCGGGCTTGAGGTCGTGGATCATATACATTTCGGCGGTATCGTACCGGGTATTCGCGCCGACTCGGTGGAGACCGACGCCGAGACGGTGCGCGAAAACGTCAAAAAACATTTCGGCCGCGCCAAGAGCTGA
- a CDS encoding inorganic phosphate transporter, whose translation MEPLLIFLIVVALTFDFLNGLHDAANSIATIVSTRVLSPRYAVFWAAFFNFIAFLVFGLHVAKTIGTGIVAPEVITDQVIFGALMGAIVWNVVTWLAGIPSSSSHALVGGLVGAGVAHVGWHAVVWSGLGKTIGAIFLSPALGFVLALLLVLILSWAFVRSTPARVDGLFRKVQFVSASLYSLGHGGNDAQKTMGIIAALLMAHGAIKGEFHVPFWVVLSCQAAMALGTLFGGWRIVRTMGSRITRLTPFQGVCAETAGSITLFLATGLGIPVSTTHTITGAIVGVGAARRTSAVRWNVAKDILIAWVVTMPAAGAIGAAFYWLFGAMT comes from the coding sequence GTGGAACCGCTGCTCATCTTCCTCATCGTCGTCGCGCTGACCTTCGACTTCCTGAACGGGCTTCACGACGCGGCGAACTCCATCGCCACCATCGTGTCGACCCGGGTGCTGTCGCCGCGCTATGCGGTGTTCTGGGCGGCGTTCTTCAATTTCATCGCCTTCCTGGTGTTCGGGCTGCACGTCGCCAAGACGATCGGCACCGGCATCGTGGCGCCCGAGGTCATCACCGACCAGGTGATCTTCGGTGCCCTGATGGGCGCCATCGTGTGGAACGTCGTCACCTGGCTCGCCGGCATCCCGTCGTCGAGCTCACATGCCCTGGTCGGCGGGCTGGTCGGCGCCGGCGTCGCCCATGTCGGCTGGCATGCGGTGGTGTGGAGCGGGCTCGGCAAGACCATCGGCGCGATCTTCCTGTCGCCGGCGCTCGGCTTCGTGCTGGCGCTGCTGCTGGTCCTGATCCTGTCCTGGGCGTTCGTGCGATCGACGCCGGCGCGGGTCGACGGGCTGTTCCGCAAGGTGCAGTTCGTTTCCGCGTCGCTCTATTCGCTGGGCCATGGCGGCAACGACGCGCAGAAGACGATGGGCATCATCGCCGCGCTGCTGATGGCACATGGCGCCATCAAGGGCGAATTCCACGTGCCCTTCTGGGTCGTGCTGAGCTGCCAGGCCGCGATGGCGCTGGGGACTCTGTTCGGCGGCTGGCGCATCGTGCGTACAATGGGTTCGCGAATCACGCGATTGACGCCGTTCCAGGGCGTCTGCGCGGAAACGGCAGGATCGATCACCTTGTTCTTGGCGACAGGCCTCGGCATCCCGGTCTCGACCACCCACACGATCACGGGTGCGATCGTCGGCGTGGGGGCGGCGCGCCGGACCTCGGCGGTGCGCTGGAACGTGGCGAAAGACATTCTTATCGCCTGGGTGGTTACCATGCCTGCGGCGGGCGCGATCGGCGCCGCGTTCTATTGGCTGTTCGGGGCCATGACGTGA
- a CDS encoding helix-turn-helix domain-containing protein: MTALQTQQVSGYNPIVVGRLEPRSSLASMGTVAHFARNTTIFNEGDDADYSYKVASGAVRLSKMMSDGRRQVAEFALPGDFIGLNWLDEHAMTAEAINDVSLICYARGRLERLGDENREVRAELFSTLRHDLWAAQNHLVILGRQSAQERVASFLVQMLARGKRSDHAALDIPMSRRDIADYLGLTIETVCRMLTRLKLAGIIGIPNRHTITIRNAAALKRAAQPGE; this comes from the coding sequence ATGACGGCCCTGCAGACCCAGCAAGTATCCGGATACAATCCGATCGTCGTGGGCCGCCTGGAGCCGCGCTCTTCGCTCGCCTCCATGGGCACCGTCGCCCATTTCGCCCGCAACACGACGATCTTCAACGAGGGCGACGACGCCGATTATTCCTACAAGGTCGCGAGCGGCGCGGTCCGGCTTTCGAAGATGATGTCCGACGGTCGCCGCCAGGTCGCCGAATTCGCGCTGCCGGGGGACTTCATCGGCCTCAACTGGCTCGACGAGCACGCCATGACCGCCGAAGCGATCAACGACGTCAGCTTGATCTGCTACGCACGCGGGCGGCTGGAGCGCCTCGGCGACGAGAACCGCGAAGTGCGCGCGGAGCTCTTTTCGACGCTTCGCCACGATCTATGGGCGGCGCAAAACCATCTCGTCATCCTTGGACGGCAGAGCGCGCAGGAGCGGGTCGCCTCCTTTCTGGTGCAGATGCTCGCGCGCGGCAAGCGGTCGGACCATGCCGCCCTCGACATTCCGATGTCCCGCCGCGATATCGCCGACTATCTCGGACTCACGATCGAGACGGTTTGCCGGATGCTCACCCGGCTGAAGCTGGCCGGGATCATCGGCATTCCCAATCGTCACACGATCACCATCCGCAATGCCGCGGCACTCAAGAGAGCGGCGCAACCGGGCGAATAG
- a CDS encoding trimeric intracellular cation channel family protein — protein MIALPIPLVTLDYVGVAVFAVTGALAAARNRHDAITFAAFAILTGVGGGTLRDLLIGQPVFWVHASGYIYVCLGAAAAVWLAGERPWRSSALVWLDAVGLAAYAVLGAAKALGAGVPPPVAVAMGALTATFGGILRDLFAGQPSVLLRREIYITAAVLAAAVYVAANAFGMDARIAAVAAFAAGFGLRAGAIARGWTLPGFEKS, from the coding sequence ATGATCGCCCTGCCGATACCGCTGGTGACGCTCGACTATGTCGGCGTCGCCGTCTTCGCCGTCACCGGCGCGCTGGCGGCGGCACGCAACCGCCATGATGCGATCACCTTCGCGGCCTTCGCGATCCTCACCGGCGTCGGCGGCGGCACGCTGCGCGACCTGCTGATCGGCCAGCCGGTCTTCTGGGTGCATGCGAGCGGGTATATCTACGTATGCCTCGGCGCCGCCGCGGCGGTGTGGCTGGCGGGCGAGCGGCCCTGGCGCAGCAGCGCCCTGGTCTGGCTCGATGCCGTGGGCCTCGCCGCCTATGCGGTGCTGGGGGCCGCCAAGGCGCTTGGCGCCGGCGTTCCGCCGCCGGTCGCCGTGGCGATGGGGGCGCTGACCGCGACGTTCGGCGGAATCCTGCGCGACCTCTTCGCGGGCCAGCCTTCGGTGCTGCTAAGGCGAGAAATCTACATCACCGCAGCCGTGCTGGCCGCGGCGGTATATGTGGCCGCGAATGCGTTCGGGATGGATGCCCGCATCGCGGCGGTCGCGGCCTTCGCCGCCGGATTCGGGCTGCGGGCCGGCGCCATCGCGCGCGGCTGGACGCTGCCGGGGTTCGAGAAGTCGTAG
- a CDS encoding M2 family metallopeptidase has translation MKARFLSATALAAVLAAAVAIGVAKTSYADTVQPTAAEAVAFVAKAEADLAKEAEYQSRAAWVQATDITDDTNWLVAKANAENTDMQVRYAKAAARFDHVAVDGVTRRKLYLLEQALVLPASSRPGASQELADIAARLDSDYSTAKFVYQGKTLTLDDMEDILRTSRDPNETKTLYEGWRAVSSPQMKADYTRLVALANEGSRELGYPDTGALWRSWYDMPPDKFAAKTDALWDQVQPLYNKLHCYVRARLNRKYGDAVQPKTGPIRADLTGNMWSQDWGNIYDVVAPAGGPGLGYDLTKQLVDRGYDAAKIVHTADNWYQSIGLPPEPPTFWVRSMITRPRDREVVCHASAWDIDAKDDLRVKACFTVTADDFYTAHHELGHNMYQRAYDTQPFLFQNGANDGFHEAIGDFAGLNALTPDYLKTVGLIDKVPGPQADIPYLLRMALDKIPILAFAIIVDKWRWGVFSGRITPEHYNDAWWALVDKYQYLMPPGPRPANAFDPGAKFHIADNTPYARYFLADIYEFQFYRAACRLAHWKGPLNRCSIYGRKDVGAKFAAMLKLGQSKPWPDALSAFGGEHDIDASAIADYFAPLSKWLDQENAGRVCTRS, from the coding sequence ATGAAGGCGAGATTCCTGTCCGCCACCGCGCTCGCCGCGGTGCTGGCGGCCGCCGTCGCGATCGGCGTGGCGAAGACGTCTTACGCCGACACCGTCCAGCCGACAGCGGCCGAAGCCGTGGCATTCGTCGCCAAGGCCGAAGCCGATCTGGCGAAGGAGGCCGAATACCAGAGCCGCGCGGCATGGGTGCAGGCGACCGACATCACGGACGACACCAATTGGCTGGTCGCCAAGGCCAACGCCGAGAACACCGACATGCAGGTGCGCTATGCCAAGGCGGCGGCGCGCTTCGATCACGTCGCGGTCGACGGCGTCACGCGCCGCAAGCTCTACCTGCTCGAGCAGGCGCTGGTGCTGCCCGCGTCGTCCCGGCCCGGCGCGTCGCAGGAGCTCGCCGACATCGCCGCCCGGCTCGACAGCGATTATTCGACCGCAAAGTTCGTCTACCAGGGCAAGACCCTGACGCTCGACGACATGGAGGACATCCTCCGCACCTCGCGCGATCCGAACGAGACCAAGACGCTGTACGAAGGCTGGCGCGCGGTGTCCTCGCCGCAGATGAAGGCCGACTACACCCGGCTGGTCGCGCTGGCCAATGAAGGTTCGCGCGAGCTCGGCTATCCCGACACCGGTGCGCTCTGGCGCTCCTGGTACGATATGCCGCCCGACAAATTCGCGGCCAAGACCGATGCGCTGTGGGATCAGGTGCAGCCGCTCTACAACAAGCTCCACTGCTATGTCCGGGCCAGGCTGAACCGGAAATACGGGGACGCGGTGCAGCCCAAGACCGGTCCCATCCGCGCCGACCTCACCGGCAATATGTGGAGCCAGGATTGGGGCAACATCTATGACGTCGTCGCGCCGGCCGGCGGGCCCGGCCTCGGCTACGACCTGACGAAGCAGCTCGTCGATCGCGGCTATGACGCCGCGAAGATCGTCCATACCGCCGACAATTGGTACCAGTCGATCGGGCTGCCGCCGGAACCGCCGACCTTCTGGGTGCGCTCGATGATCACGCGGCCGCGCGATCGCGAGGTCGTGTGCCATGCGAGCGCCTGGGATATCGATGCGAAGGACGATCTGCGGGTGAAGGCGTGCTTCACCGTGACGGCGGACGATTTCTATACCGCGCATCACGAGCTGGGCCACAACATGTACCAGCGCGCCTACGACACCCAGCCCTTCCTGTTCCAGAACGGCGCCAATGATGGATTCCACGAGGCGATCGGCGATTTCGCCGGCCTGAACGCGCTGACGCCGGATTACCTCAAGACGGTGGGCCTGATCGACAAGGTGCCGGGGCCGCAGGCCGACATCCCCTACCTGCTGCGCATGGCGCTGGACAAGATTCCGATCCTCGCCTTCGCGATCATCGTCGACAAATGGCGCTGGGGGGTGTTCTCCGGCCGAATCACGCCCGAGCATTACAACGATGCGTGGTGGGCGCTGGTGGACAAGTACCAGTACCTCATGCCGCCGGGGCCGCGGCCGGCGAACGCGTTCGATCCGGGGGCAAAATTCCACATCGCCGACAACACGCCCTATGCCCGCTATTTCCTCGCGGACATCTACGAGTTCCAGTTCTATCGCGCGGCCTGCCGCCTGGCGCATTGGAAGGGGCCGCTCAACCGCTGCAGCATCTATGGGCGCAAGGATGTAGGGGCCAAGTTCGCGGCGATGCTGAAGCTGGGCCAGTCCAAGCCCTGGCCGGACGCGCTGTCGGCGTTCGGCGGCGAGCACGACATCGACGCCTCCGCGATCGCGGACTACTTCGCGCCCTTGTCGAAATGGCTCGACCAGGAGAATGCCGGCCGGGTCTGCACGCGGTCCTGA
- a CDS encoding NAD(P)H-dependent oxidoreductase has protein sequence MNRSVLVVNGHPDPRPERFCAALCDAYERGARAAGNATRRLDVGALQLSALVLAEAPGSEPLDAMELAFRLVRAADQLAIFYPLWAGAPPPELHQLFDMVARLNAHLHPEPAGDKTANVVVTSGLPALFYRGRPDTRPALRGVAAGEPLLIGSVDTISPRLRTRWLEQMQGRGEKLS, from the coding sequence ATGAACCGCAGCGTGCTGGTCGTCAACGGCCACCCCGATCCCCGTCCCGAGCGTTTCTGCGCCGCCTTGTGCGACGCTTATGAACGCGGCGCCCGTGCGGCCGGCAATGCGACGAGGCGGCTGGATGTCGGCGCCCTGCAGCTCTCGGCCCTCGTCCTGGCCGAGGCGCCCGGCAGCGAACCCCTCGACGCGATGGAACTGGCCTTCCGCCTGGTGCGCGCCGCCGACCAGCTCGCGATCTTCTATCCGCTCTGGGCCGGCGCGCCGCCGCCCGAACTGCACCAGCTCTTCGACATGGTCGCGCGCCTGAATGCGCATCTGCATCCCGAGCCCGCCGGCGACAAGACGGCGAATGTCGTCGTCACCTCGGGCCTGCCGGCCCTCTTCTATCGCGGCCGGCCGGACACGCGGCCCGCCCTGCGCGGCGTCGCCGCCGGCGAGCCGCTCCTCATCGGCAGCGTCGATACGATCTCGCCGCGATTGCGCACGCGCTGGCTGGAACAGATGCAAGGTCGCGGCGAGAAGTTGTCCTAG
- a CDS encoding DUF47 domain-containing protein, with amino-acid sequence MLRWFQALMPREERFFGLFNRHAATLGDGALALRAVLQGGEGVPDACRRVMEFEDQADGIARDVLLLTRRSFITPFDRSDIKELINSLDDAIDQMQKTAKAILLFEVRDFEPEMAQMGDVIVQTARLTGEAVALMGSVREQATRLNALTEEIIRLEDHADGLHDLGIKVLYLKHRGGNAMEYIVGIEIYDHLEKVMDRFEDVANRIGGIVIEQA; translated from the coding sequence ATGCTCCGCTGGTTTCAGGCGCTCATGCCCAGGGAGGAACGGTTCTTCGGGCTGTTCAACCGCCATGCGGCGACTCTGGGCGACGGCGCGCTGGCACTGCGTGCCGTGCTGCAGGGCGGGGAGGGCGTGCCGGACGCCTGCCGCCGGGTGATGGAATTCGAGGACCAGGCCGACGGCATCGCGCGCGACGTGCTGCTGCTGACGCGGCGCTCCTTCATCACGCCGTTCGACCGCAGCGACATCAAGGAGCTGATCAACTCGCTCGACGACGCCATCGACCAGATGCAGAAGACCGCCAAGGCGATCCTGCTGTTCGAGGTGCGCGATTTCGAGCCGGAGATGGCGCAGATGGGCGATGTCATCGTCCAGACCGCGAGACTGACCGGCGAGGCGGTGGCGTTGATGGGCTCGGTGCGCGAGCAGGCGACCAGGCTCAACGCCCTGACCGAAGAGATCATCCGGCTGGAGGATCACGCGGACGGACTGCACGACCTGGGAATCAAGGTGCTTTACCTCAAGCATCGCGGCGGCAACGCGATGGAGTACATCGTCGGCATCGAAATCTACGACCATCTGGAAAAGGTCATGGACCGCTTCGAGGACGTCGCCAACCGCATCGGCGGCATCGTCATCGAGCAGGCCTAG